In a genomic window of Octadecabacter temperatus:
- the guaB gene encoding IMP dehydrogenase yields MEIREALTFDDVLLVPGASSVLPSTADTRTRVTQAIDLNIPLLSSAMDTVTESRMAIAMAQAGGMGVIHKNLNVEEQAREVRRVKRFESGIVYNPVTLRPDQTLADAKALIERYNFTGFPVVDDKGRVMGIVTNRDMRFATSDDQPISTMMTLEDLAVLREPADRDEAISLMKSRRIEKLLVTDDRGVLTGLLTLKDTEQAVLNPTACKDDLGRLRVAAATSVGDSGFERTEALIAAGVDIVVIDTAHGHSEGVIEAVKRAKALSSGVQIIAGNVATGEATKALIDAGADAVKVGIGPGSICTTRMVAGVGVPQLTAISDCAKAAGDVPIIADGGIKFSGDFAKAIAAGASCAMVGSMIAGTDESPGEVILYQGRSFKSYRGMGSLGAMAQGSADRYFQKDAASDKLVPEGIEGQVAYKGSAAAVVHQMVGGLRAAMGYTGCATVDEMRKNCKFVKITGAGLKESHVHDVQITRESPNYRAM; encoded by the coding sequence ATGGAGATTCGCGAGGCCCTCACGTTTGATGATGTATTGCTGGTTCCGGGGGCGAGTTCTGTCCTCCCGAGCACCGCTGACACGCGCACGCGCGTCACGCAGGCAATCGATCTAAACATCCCGTTATTGTCCTCTGCGATGGACACAGTCACCGAAAGCCGCATGGCGATTGCAATGGCGCAGGCCGGCGGCATGGGGGTCATTCACAAGAACCTCAATGTTGAAGAACAGGCGCGTGAAGTGCGCCGTGTAAAACGGTTCGAGTCCGGCATCGTTTATAATCCTGTAACACTGCGCCCCGATCAAACGCTGGCGGACGCCAAGGCGCTGATTGAGCGCTACAATTTCACGGGTTTCCCTGTTGTAGACGACAAGGGCCGCGTGATGGGGATCGTGACAAACCGCGACATGCGCTTTGCCACATCCGATGATCAGCCGATCTCGACCATGATGACGCTGGAAGACCTCGCCGTGCTACGCGAACCCGCCGATCGTGATGAGGCTATTTCGCTGATGAAGTCGCGCCGCATTGAAAAGCTGCTGGTCACTGATGACAGAGGTGTTCTGACAGGCCTGTTGACGTTGAAAGACACAGAGCAAGCAGTGTTGAACCCAACCGCCTGTAAAGATGACTTGGGTCGTCTGCGCGTTGCTGCGGCGACTTCAGTTGGAGATTCAGGATTTGAACGCACTGAGGCGCTGATTGCCGCTGGTGTTGATATCGTCGTGATTGATACTGCGCACGGTCATTCCGAAGGCGTGATCGAAGCTGTGAAACGCGCAAAGGCGCTGTCGAGTGGTGTGCAAATCATTGCGGGCAATGTCGCGACTGGCGAGGCCACCAAAGCCTTGATCGATGCAGGCGCGGATGCGGTTAAGGTCGGCATCGGACCGGGGTCAATCTGTACGACGCGTATGGTTGCTGGCGTTGGCGTTCCACAGCTCACGGCGATTTCTGATTGTGCCAAAGCGGCTGGCGATGTGCCAATTATTGCGGACGGCGGCATCAAGTTCTCAGGCGATTTTGCCAAGGCAATTGCGGCGGGCGCGTCCTGTGCAATGGTTGGTTCTATGATCGCAGGTACTGATGAATCCCCGGGAGAAGTCATTCTGTATCAAGGCCGTAGCTTCAAAAGCTACCGTGGAATGGGGTCGCTTGGTGCGATGGCGCAAGGGTCTGCCGATCGCTACTTCCAAAAAGACGCTGCGAGCGACAAGCTCGTGCCGGAAGGCATCGAGGGGCAAGTGGCCTACAAAGGGTCTGCAGCCGCTGTTGTGCACCAAATGGTCGGCGGTCTGCGCGCTGCGATGGGCTATACTGGCTGTGCCACGGTCGATGAGATGCGCAAGAACTGTAAGTTCGTGAAGATCACGGGTGCTGGGCTCAAAGAAAGCCATGTGCACGACGTTCAAATCACGCGCGAGTCGCCCAACTATCGGGCCATGTGA
- a CDS encoding ASKHA domain-containing protein translates to MSNDPLVVFTPSGKRGHFPTGTPILTAARQLGVDLDSVCGGRGICSKCQITPSYGEFSKHGVTAKDGALSEWNSVEQRYKDKRGLIDGRRLGCQATVQGDIVIDVPPESQVHRQVVRKAASARAMVMDPAVRSYYVEVAEPDMHTPTGDLERLGIALKEQWDIDDITAGMSVLRKLQPVLRKGKWTCTVVLHKGHQDTVHRILDIHPGFDETRLYGLAIDLGSTTIAAHLTDLRNGTVVASSGIMNPQIRFGEDLMSRVSYVMMNPGGDVKMTNAVRTALNALTDTLSAEAEIQPSQIMEAVFVCNPVMHHLLLGIDPVELGQAPFALATSKSLSLHVADLDLTSMNPAARVFILPCIAGHVGADAAAVALSEAPYEQDELTLVVDVGTNAEILLGNKTQVLACSSPTGPAFEGAQISSGQRAAPGAIERIEIDPTTKEPRFQVIGSDIWSNDAGFDAAIATTGVTGICGSGIIEAVAEMRMAGLLDSKGLIGAPEQTGTTRCIPDGRTHSYVIHDGTADGGPLITVTQGDIRAIQLAKSALYAGARLLMDEMGTDTVERVVLAGAFGAHISPKHAMVLGMIPDVPLDKVTSAGNAAGTGARMALCSVEARTSIEKTVREITKVETAIEPKFQEHFVNANAIPHATDPFTILRSNTPLPDVLFNTQGDSGAGRRRRRRS, encoded by the coding sequence ATGAGCAATGATCCACTCGTCGTCTTTACCCCGTCTGGCAAACGTGGGCATTTCCCGACCGGAACCCCGATCCTAACGGCAGCGCGACAGCTGGGTGTCGATCTGGATTCCGTTTGTGGCGGACGCGGCATTTGTTCGAAATGTCAGATCACGCCAAGCTATGGCGAGTTTTCCAAACACGGTGTGACGGCCAAAGACGGCGCCCTTTCTGAGTGGAACTCGGTCGAGCAGCGTTACAAAGACAAACGCGGGCTTATTGATGGTCGCCGCCTTGGGTGCCAAGCCACGGTGCAAGGCGACATCGTGATTGATGTGCCACCAGAAAGCCAAGTCCACCGCCAAGTGGTTCGTAAGGCTGCCAGTGCCCGCGCGATGGTTATGGATCCGGCGGTTCGGTCTTACTACGTCGAAGTCGCAGAGCCTGATATGCACACCCCAACGGGGGATCTCGAACGCCTTGGGATCGCCCTGAAGGAACAGTGGGACATTGACGACATTACCGCTGGCATGTCTGTGCTGCGCAAATTGCAGCCGGTTCTTCGTAAAGGCAAATGGACCTGCACGGTGGTTCTGCACAAAGGCCACCAAGACACGGTTCACCGCATCCTAGACATTCATCCTGGTTTTGATGAAACACGCCTTTACGGACTGGCGATTGACCTTGGCTCAACCACTATCGCCGCGCACTTAACCGATCTGCGCAATGGCACTGTTGTTGCGTCCAGCGGCATCATGAACCCACAAATCCGCTTCGGCGAAGACCTGATGAGCCGCGTGTCCTACGTGATGATGAACCCCGGTGGTGACGTGAAGATGACCAACGCGGTACGTACGGCGTTGAATGCGCTGACGGACACCCTATCGGCTGAGGCTGAAATCCAGCCGAGCCAAATCATGGAAGCCGTGTTCGTTTGCAATCCGGTCATGCACCACCTGTTGCTTGGGATTGATCCGGTTGAGCTTGGCCAAGCGCCCTTCGCGCTCGCCACCTCGAAATCGCTGTCCCTACATGTTGCTGATCTTGACCTCACAAGCATGAACCCCGCTGCGCGCGTGTTCATTCTCCCGTGCATTGCGGGACATGTCGGAGCAGATGCCGCCGCCGTCGCCCTGTCTGAAGCGCCATATGAACAAGACGAGCTGACGCTGGTTGTGGATGTGGGTACCAACGCCGAAATCCTGCTTGGCAACAAAACCCAAGTGCTTGCTTGTTCGTCACCGACAGGCCCTGCATTCGAGGGCGCACAGATTTCCAGCGGCCAACGCGCGGCCCCTGGCGCGATTGAGCGGATCGAGATTGATCCAACAACGAAAGAACCCCGCTTCCAAGTTATCGGATCTGATATTTGGTCAAACGATGCAGGCTTTGACGCCGCGATTGCGACCACGGGTGTTACAGGCATCTGTGGCTCTGGCATCATCGAAGCTGTCGCTGAAATGCGCATGGCAGGATTGTTGGATTCCAAAGGTCTGATTGGCGCCCCCGAGCAAACCGGAACGACGCGCTGCATTCCTGATGGGCGCACCCATTCCTATGTCATCCACGACGGTACCGCGGATGGTGGCCCACTCATCACCGTAACCCAAGGCGATATACGCGCGATCCAGCTCGCGAAATCCGCGCTCTATGCAGGCGCGCGTCTGTTGATGGATGAAATGGGCACCGATACCGTTGAACGCGTGGTTTTGGCCGGTGCATTTGGCGCTCATATTTCCCCCAAACACGCGATGGTGCTGGGCATGATCCCTGATGTGCCGCTTGATAAGGTCACATCTGCTGGCAACGCTGCGGGTACAGGCGCACGCATGGCTTTGTGTTCCGTCGAAGCCCGCACGTCCATTGAGAAAACCGTACGCGAAATCACAAAAGTCGAAACCGCAATTGAGCCGAAGTTCCAAGAACACTTCGTCAACGCCAACGCAATTCCGCACGCGACGGACCCATTTACCATTTTGCGCTCAAACACGCCTTTGCCGGATGTTCTGTTCAATACACAAGGTGACAGTGGTGCCGGCCGGCGCAGACGTCGCCGCAGCTAA